Proteins encoded by one window of Chryseobacterium sp. POL2:
- a CDS encoding OmpA family protein → MRKIKLLLASAVLIISCDKTAKEIKNTEIMRDDIAVKEKTIETTENFNIEDIPFSNADLGDFPFFTLPKTLVAGKSPMQKKLDVCFFPINAVMTPFEGQLYKANIGAERGEEFSQRYFEKSMADYLTSIGAVKIFDGEITKEEYERYNKQDPNKGGTGDIGYWDEPIKFYVIRSQEKGNIYVQYSSNNAGAKLNILQEETFVQTMTKVSADDIAKDLSEKGKSVLYINFETDKAHLSTEGQDVVKQISEALKNNTSLKIAIEGHTDNTGDATRNKKLSEDRANAVLTNLIKQGIEESRLSAKGFGTEKPLVANDSESNKAKNRRVELIKID, encoded by the coding sequence ATGAGAAAAATAAAACTTTTGCTCGCTTCCGCTGTCTTGATAATCTCTTGTGACAAAACCGCCAAAGAAATTAAAAACACAGAAATAATGCGTGATGACATTGCTGTTAAAGAAAAAACAATTGAGACAACAGAAAATTTTAATATTGAAGATATTCCGTTTTCAAATGCTGACTTAGGTGATTTTCCTTTCTTTACTTTGCCCAAAACTTTGGTCGCTGGGAAAAGTCCAATGCAAAAAAAATTGGATGTTTGTTTTTTTCCTATAAACGCTGTAATGACGCCTTTTGAAGGTCAACTTTACAAAGCAAATATCGGCGCAGAACGAGGTGAAGAATTTTCGCAACGCTACTTTGAAAAAAGCATGGCCGACTATTTAACATCTATCGGCGCGGTCAAAATTTTTGATGGTGAAATTACCAAAGAAGAATACGAACGTTACAACAAACAAGATCCAAACAAAGGTGGAACTGGAGACATCGGTTATTGGGATGAGCCTATTAAATTTTATGTCATTCGAAGTCAAGAAAAAGGCAATATTTATGTTCAGTATTCTTCCAATAATGCTGGCGCCAAGCTTAACATTTTGCAAGAAGAAACCTTTGTGCAAACGATGACAAAAGTTAGTGCAGATGACATTGCAAAAGACTTATCCGAAAAAGGAAAATCGGTACTTTACATTAATTTTGAAACCGACAAAGCCCATCTTTCTACAGAAGGTCAAGATGTAGTAAAGCAAATAAGTGAAGCGCTTAAAAATAATACATCTTTAAAAATAGCCATAGAAGGACATACCGACAATACTGGCGACGCCACACGCAACAAAAAATTATCAGAAGATCGCGCCAATGCAGTTTTAACCAATTTGATAAAACAAGGTATAGAAGAATCGCGATTATCTGCTAAAGGTTTCGGAACAGAAAAACCTTTGGTGGCTAACGATTCCGAGAGCAACAAAGCTAAAAACCGCAGAGTAGAATTAATAAAAATAGATTAA